Genomic DNA from Paramisgurnus dabryanus chromosome 11, PD_genome_1.1, whole genome shotgun sequence:
AGAAGGCGATCATCGATCACCACTGGGAGGCTTGGAAGCcaatctgtagttaacattaTATAGtatacattttacacagtaacgtagCTCAATGTACTTTTTGATacactttagctatgatttaaacgaaggtaatctacttgttgtttattttgctagttgtcagaaataaactactctgtTATTGAGGCAGAATTGCGGcatttaccggaagttacgtttgttccacgaaagccgtttgtttatgttactCCATGCAGAAACCGTCTATTATACATCTATCAGTATGTCAAAGTCAAAAAGTTCACACTATAACtccatttaaatgtttatttcaatAATATAAAGGTTTAACTGTTGTTATGTACATTGGCATGCAGGGTCGTtttaaataaactacatttGGTTAACCACAAAAACTCTTTGACACCCACCTAGGTGTGTTTTGCACCGCGGGCACGTGGTAACCGTCCACGAGTAACCAGGAAACCAGGTGAAGTGACTGTCAGCCGGCCAGTGCTTTAAAACATCCGCGCGCTTAAACGTGACGACCTCAAACTGAAAGCCCTGAGGATTTTCGAAAAGCTGAACGGAGATGCGCTTCTCTCCGATTACGGTGTCGTTCCGGTGCGACAGTGCCATGCGGCTGGCCACGTACCTCAGGTCCGCGACTTCCGCCACCTCGTGCCCGCAGGACCGACAGAGCAGTAGTCCTGAGCAGGCGACGCCGGACCGAACCCACCCACACAGCAGCACCACGACCCACGCCACAGCCGGAAAATTAAACATCCCGACAGGAGAATGCCCGCGTCACACCACTGACAGCTGAAGcgccaaaataaaataaacaaagaaatgttGCGCCACctactttaacaaaaataagAGGATGACTGTTTCTCAAAACATCCTAAAAAAAGCAAATGGACAATGTGGAAAAATGTAGTTTAAACTTAAATTAGCGAGACAAATACAAACATTTCCAACTGCTTACAGCTGAAAACATCCACAAACTTGAACTGACGGTCATTGATAGAAAACTTCGCTGTCGCCCCCTACAGGTGGGATGAATTATAGCAATGCAATACACTGATTACACTTTATTGCGTTCATacttgtttttactagttcTTGTTTAATCtttatacaatacaatacagctGTACATTATGTTATATTCTTCATCTTCACAATTGTTTTAATGAACTTAAAGATTTGATAAACATGGTTACAAGACACtcagatattttaaaaacaggagGTCATACTTTCCCAAACACTAGTTTTGATAAAAGAACATAAAATTGAACTTAAGATGACACGATGATCCAATAAGTTAATTCTACATATGAAAAAAACGCATCAAGTCTCATGTAAGCACATATTTAATCCACTGGACAGCAGCAAGTTTCATCTCTCTTTAATTAGTTAATAACACAAGCGACTCCACCAATCAGGACCTCCAGAAGCCAGGATCCAGCTGACCCTTGGGAGAAGGGATCTGCTGAGTTCTTAAAGATGTCTATGTTAAAGAAGACatacaaaacaagcattaaGTACTGCAGTGTGCTGTAGTTATTAAAGGTctataatgtatacatttatctGACAGCTTCTTCTACACATAATGTTGCTCACCTCTAGAAACTGCTTGAGTCTGGTTACAGAGCCCATCTGACCAGAGCTGGTGACCGCTTCAATTCTGAGGAAATCAGGTGCTTTAGTTTCGTTGTTAGGACACACAGGCCTCAGTCACACCTATGGCTGGTTGCATACACTTCTAGAACTATTCTAAAAACTAGCTTTTTTTCTTCGAGACACATAAAGatagattggtctaatttaaaccaaatagtaagactgattatcCTAAACTAATTGCTAGGTGGTCAGACTACTTCTTAAGACACATACCTAACTTACCAGCTATGTCTATGCAACAGGCCCATTAATATCTGGCTTTAATGCAGAGTCTCATGTGACAACTTACTGTATTTCTATCCTTTTCTGAAGCTAAtcatcttaaaggattagtccattttcttaaaaaatccagataatttacttaccaccatgtcatctaaaatgttgatgtctttctttgttcagtcgagaaaaaattatgttttttgaggaaaacattccaggatttttctcatttaaatggactttaatggagcccaacacttaacagttttaatgcagtttaaaattgcagtttcaaaggactctaaacgatctcaaatgaggcataagggtcttatctagcgaaacgattgtcatttttagtaagaaaaataaaaaatatgcacttttaaaccacaacttcttgtcttactttggtcctgtgacgcgccagcgcgacctcacgcaatacgtcattaCATCAAGAGGTTACGGATGatgtatgcaaaactacgccccagtgtttacaagtgtggagaaagaggaccgttccgacattgttgtatgtggaatgatactaattaatgtctttgtgtcagtttattgtttaaaatggtccgcaaatgtgcgtttcatatatgtaaccagggcttaaaaacgaaaaaaattatcaatcgtttcactccgagcagaatcgatattttaacgtttccgtttTTACGTTCCTCATTGAACATTTACGTTCCGAAAACGGTTTACTTAGAAAAaataccggttaataacgttattttaattcaggctatacttgaacaaatgcatgcatacagactaattttcacacaaaaataataacataacacatgatataactaaacttcaacatttcattaattgttaaaaccacaaaagaaaAACCTGCTTTAATTTTAAGTataaacagctgaaaaaaacGACCCGTTTTATGCTGGTCTTTTACTGGTTGAAACCGCAGCATACTCTGCTGGATGTTTACGTTAAATGTGCCTCTGTAAGTTACCTCAGTGATTCCCGGCTACTGTACCCCTTCCCCACATCCTTCAATATTGCAGACAGACTTGTTAAGACAGCTTGtcgtaagaaaaataataacgaaAAGGAATTTCTTGGTGGCGACTCATCTAAAAAGTAATTGACAGTGGTATAAGTCCCCATGGCTTTTTTGAGTTACAGTTTGCATCTTCATATTTCCAATCaagttttaacttaaacataCCTCTGAACATTTGATGGGTAGCTTGGTGGTTATTTAAGACAAATGCTATCGGGCCGGAGACTCGATGACTGCGGCGCGGGCATTTCACTTACGCTATGTGTCAAAGTCACTCACGCTTGATGCATCAAAGTCACATGTTGTACTGTTCAATTCATGATTGGTCACTGATAAagtacaatattaaagaaaacgataaaataacgttattaaccggttaatggtaattttaaataaacgtttctgttcagaacaattaaaattgattttgttttcgttttcgtttttgttcctgttaaaatttcgttcgtttccggttttcgttttcgttccttGAACCGGTTCAGAGCCCTGTATGTAACACaacctttcgacgtcattacaCAATTACGTGaagtcgcgctggcgcgtcacacaaCCAGatgaagatgagaagttgtggtttaaaagtgattttttttttctgtcaaaaaatgacaatcgtttcgctagataagacccttatgcctcatttgagatcgtttagagtcctctgaaactgcaattttaaactgcattaaaactgtttagtgttggggtccattaaaatgagaaaaatcctgcaatgttttcctcaaaaaacataatttcttctcgactgaacaaagaaagacataaccATTTTGGATGactggtggtgagtaaattatctggatttttattttttgaaaattgactaatcctttaagttatTATACTAAAGAATCCGTTTACATTTGGGTAGTGAATGTACAATTTCACTTTTATAAAttataagtttgtgtttagtatatttctatatataataaataaatttccTTATTAAACATCAGAAATAAATACCTTGGAAAGTATTTCTCCTTAATAAGCAATAACAGCTTCCAGAACTGGCCCTGATATTGCTTCATTAGGGCATTTCCACAAACCTGCAcagaaaaatatttcaaaaagaaCACTTACAAAAACTGACCTGTAAactatatgtatatttatatgcaGAAGAGAAATTCACCTCCAGAAAGTCGAAAAGAATTGTGGCTGTGACATCAGCAAGCGGCTCCATGTTGAGAATTTGTGCCAACCAGCGCCAGCCATGATTTAACCCATGAGGATGAGGCTGCACAACATCAGCACAAACATCAATCAGACATTCAACTTCTCACAGTCACATGTATTATTAATTAACGTTTAAGTACACACACCCCTTGTTTGTTATAAGGCCATTTTAACTGGATTATCGCCGCGTACAGACGAATCATTCCTGACATCCTCTTCAGAAAACTGTCCTGCTCCTCCACTTTAGAGTCATCCACACGGTATCCCAGAATTCTGTTGTgcacagtaaaaaaaatgtatgcgtATTATTATgaagcagtgtttcccatacataggctctacttgggcgctgcgcccaggtaaattgcgacccacccaggtaaaaaaaaatcactttacgaatttccgtattttctgaactcgactggatgacccgtgttttggagagagagagagagagcgcgcgcgaaagagagagcgcgagagggagagcgcgagagagagcgtcgggtgaccgtgaagatgatgcacgcgtcataaactcatcatccagcgcggcaaactggatcaactgcagcagcacatacggagcagccagggaacacactgcgaccaaaatggtcgcatatgcttatgtgcatatgtgtttatagcatctaagttggcttcattttgcgtgcaagcacgttgtgtctctccggttgagtgtccgttcacgtgctctgtttctcaatgaattgggcgcgacgcgaagcaacctcagtgtcacattgtatcctttcatgtttctaaacttgagcagagttttaccattagaggtctttcttcactgaggacgcgggacccgtacggttccgggtttatattttaaatggtcagatgggtccgggtcggtcctagttcattacttcgggtcccaagtctgattaatattgtgtgtaaaacccgagtcgatcggagaacggccgtgagcgctaccgcgctaaagctcgagtgctgttttagcgtgcctccggtttctatggcgatagcaactggctcttgtcacgaccacgcgccgcttcattttctttatcccattttttaataatcttactattaatagacaatatctttactaaaatctaaacagtttgcacagagattgtagcaaaaagcagtgctaatactgaatgagcaaagctctagctgactcaggatataaaaaacgcaaagctgtaatgtaaagtccgtcatcgggacagcaagtagacttttaaatctgaaataattagtggattaagctttttttaatcggcaaaagagaaatagaaagcagaagcagtaaaagtgcctatcttatagaagttattaacattataacatcagtcacatttataatctatagacctgcactgtctatataggctatagtatacatagtattgtatataattgagtttgataaaaggggtcatcaaattgcttcatatatcagtgcaaaaacataaagtgttttcgtggtgctttgacaaacagtgtcagctttgtttatggcaagaaaagtttggggtggttagattaatgaactataatgtgaaattaatatgaatgttttataaatcaaagtattgtgttgtgtcacacattattagttctttgttacatgtatagtagaccattttttgtcggtggataataatgattgcccttttcaccagctaccaccacaagtaaatttcagatctgtgggaaacactgtgaaGATTGATATTATCTCAAGATAATGAAATAATCACAACAAATAAGTAAAGCAAACAAGTGCATATGCAACTAAAGCCAAATACACAAAGCGTACGGGAATGAAGCGAAATACATAAATTGACGCTCAACTTTTAAATTTTACACAGCTTTTTTAAAATGGATGTGATGTCTTGGTCTAATCTGTGTGTACACAGACATACCAAAAGCagaatgtgacatcacatcctGTGAATAAGGGACCAatttatactgaaaacaagttCTGCCCTTTCAGCACAAAAAGAAGTAGCTCAGTAAACACTCACCTCTGATAGTCCTCAACAGACATGCCTTCTTTCATGGGTGGGTAGTACGGAACGGCATACGGGCACATCTTATGGAGGTGGGCAAGTATGAGTTTTCCAACTATGGGATGGAGTTCCCACACACCTGACGCCACAACAGCAATGGGGAATGCTGCTAAATGATTGGACGCCACTTCTTCTTCACCTTGTTTCTGCAAATGTTTagtacattcatttatttacttacttatATTTCCCTTTAATCTTAAAAACTGAAACTTCAAATGGCAGTAGTCGTATAAGTTGATACTGAccaaaatttttattaaacattcaaTATAACACACTAGTGTTATATAATAGGTATTTCCCCTTAACTGTGtgggtttctttttttttatggtGGGCACGGGGGAGGATATTTTGGGAGGTGGTGGTGGGCGCACAGCGGTGGGTGGCCATGGGCTTCCAtggtaggaataaaaaaaatatgatggaacttcttaccatcatttaataaaatattttctaagtcatttatccaaatacttacaaaatatttttttcctactatggaggtCTATGGTCGCTTGCTGCTATGTGTTTGCCATCATTTCTCAGggtatcttcttttgtgttcgtcGGAGGAGGGGGATGCGTGCGGGTTTGGAGCAGCGTGGGGATGGGTGGATGGTGGCAGGGTTTTTCATTTTGAAGTGAATTATCTTTAcgtcaagtcacttttactcctgttttattcttttttacattttaaactgtttttattaaaatcacatttattttttttattgttattttaaattctcatgtatctttgtttttattgtgatgtTATCGTGtatctcttatttttacattttcttttttatatattgttttctcatttctgtgtaaagcactttgaatgatctcagtgtatgaaatgtgctatacaaataaacttgccttgccttaaCTAATGCTGTCCCGTAAGCGGGACACCcgagtttacttcaatatttgccaacattcttatttttaaaagtctgataGGTCTAAGCTGTAGTGTTCGCTGACAAGCGTAGTGGCCGCCCACTAAATATATActttaatgcattattttttacttattagaataaatttaaactgtttttatttaatattttcacctccagacacttcCGTGAAaactttaaagcgtaactaaacccctggtcagagcctgactccgcccactggcaatatttgaaaaatgcaagaaaagtgggcagaccccaacggagatagaggggacgaactaagtgtgtggtgagatcgcaacacgggcgtggtgagcttgaacctgcttacgtcacgagtcattttttggacccaacatccaacaggaaaattcaactgcagtagccaccgtttaacctgaagagggcagcactcagacgtttttacaccatatattgtattattgaaacactttatatccaaatgtcaaaaaacttactaaaatcaatgaacagcactaataaagccccattcttacagatcaataactaaaaaaagttggtttagggtttagttactctttaaagtgtcttctttaaaacaagaccaagattaggcttctagaccaaaaaaaatGCCAAAGTTATATACATTTGAAAGTGTCGCCTTTTCACcctttcaaatgttttttaagataagaaaaagtgtgttttttcattttcaaGTCAAATCCTTACCACAAACTTTTCTGCAAGTTTATAATTGACAAACTCTTGCCCATGTGGATGCTGGGAAGCACACACTTGCTTTCCACCGGACGCCACCGTGCGTCCTGACAGCAGTTTATCAATCTTCTCAAAGATTTCCTTCAGCTGAGAGCCTGAACACAAAGCGGAGTACAtcaacctcagaaaaataaacaaaaaacaaacaaaactttgTGCTGTTCACTTCACTTTATCTCACCTGATCTCGATCCGATCTGGCTCACGGGTATTGTGGCAGCCTTTTGGAGCTCCATTTTTAATTTCTTCGTCTGCACgtttttattataagaaaacaaACTTAATACACTTCAAAAATACCTCATCCAATAAGATGCACAGCACTGGATGTCTAACCTGCATATCTTTACTGTTGAGATCCTCAAAAGATTGAGCACACTGATTCGCAAACTCCTGCAGCCCGATGTACCATTTTAAAGTGCTGTCATCTGCTCTCAACTGCAGGCCTGTAGAGTAGATGAAGACATTTGCTCATCTTAAAGCAACAGGTCTGGAAACGATCATACATGCTCCGATTTATCTTTCTCACCCTCACGCTTGGTCTTCTCTTTAGCGGACAGCGCTGCAGTCTTCTTCTTCTGCTCCTCTTGCTGGGCTTCTAGCTCAGCCTGCCTCTTCctcttctcctcctcctcctcttccttctTCATCCGTTCTGCAGCCTGTGCCACTTCTTCATGCAGAGATCTGACCAGCGACCTCATAACCTGTAGCGCTCGCTCCGCCACATTCATGTCCTCCACGTTTGGAAACTGACCCTGTATAACACAGACAACTAGGCTTTTAATGCTCTTCTTTTTTTACAATGAGCagtcaaacaaaacaaaacttttagtcatactaaaaaacaacaactcagTAATCATTAAGAAGAATCAGAAGTAATGTCAACTCACCTCAGCAGTGGTTCGCACCACTTCAGACACCTGTGAGCAGAGCTGGTTGCCGCGGGTGATGTAGGAGGCGTGGTCAGGGGCGGGGCCTGTCTGTGTGGGCAAAGCTGGTTGTAAGAGTTGGTTGAGCTGCAGCACTTCTTCTTGAATGGCGTTAAGCGCTCGGAGTCTCTCTCTGCCCTCCGTCTGTCTCTGACGTTCAAGCTCCGCCTCCCGTAGGCGCTGTTGCTCCGCCTCTCTCAAGCGCAGGTTCAGGATCTGTGATAAAATAGATGCAGGTCATTAAAACCTACCGGAAATCTGGAGATAATTCAATTGCCAGCACATCACTAAAAGCAGGGATAGACAATATGGactgtcacttgcccgatcgggcaCGAAAGTTGATCATGTGAACGTGTTTTAGGCTTTACCAGTTTAAATATCCAAGCAAAGACGACATAAAAGAGTTTTGTGTGCGTGCCCTGAAAGCCACGTCACGGGGTTAAACTAAGTTTTGTATCCTTGAATGGACATGTTTACACAAAATTCACTCAAAATGCCAGGAGCACCTTTGTAAACATTATCAGTTCTAGCTTAAGTGAATGTGAAGTTCACATGTGTAACAGTATAATGAATCCATGAATCCAGTTTTTGGCGTcataacattatttattaagaATAAATGGGtcagaaataataaaaacaataattagGTCTTACGTTTTTGTGCTTTTTTTGTGGTGGGGCCAGAGCAAGTTTTGTCAGGGCACGTACATTTTGAACCACTGGCCTAACTGGGCCAGCACAGAAAATCTTTAGCGATTAAACCCGACAAGTATTACACtataagagaaaattatgttcTGTGGTTATTATTCCAAAAATGTTACTGAAAGATGTTCCCGAAACATCCTTTAAATGGGAATGATCTAAACACTCACCTTCATTCTGTGTTTATGTTCCTCTCGCAGTTTCTCTTGACGGCCGAGACTCTCCTGTGTcctttaaaaacaatacaaaaactCTTTATATGCTCCGACACAGTTAAATACAGCCGTTACCATTTTAGCCTTGGATAAGGGTCAATGGACATTTATTTGTTGCGTTTAGTGCTGCTTCACGATTTATGcgactaatcatttgcagaataaaagtttacataatatatgtgggtgtactgtgtataataattatgtataaatacacacaacacacacacatgtatataattaagaaacatttgcatttgtatatacatgtttatatttatatataatttatattatattatttatattttttcttaaaattaaacatgtatttgtgtgtatttatatatatatatattttatatattatatatatataattattatacatggtacacacacatatattatgtaaacaaaaacttttatcctGCAAATGATTAGTCTTTACGATTAGAATTACATTGAGTTACATGCTCTGATGAGAGTCTGGTGCTGGCAACATCTGGATCACGGGTTTGATTCCAAAATAACACATGTAAAAGAGAAAGCATGAGAGGGGCAGAGGTCACTTACTCTTTCTCCATCATGTCCCGCATGCTCTGATACTCCTGCCTTTGCTTCAGCGCCATGAGTTCATCCAATCGCTTCAGCTGCTCGGACCCTCGGCTGGCCACTGTTGCCACGAGACGCTCCTGCTGTTCCTGCCTGAGGCTCAACTCCACCTGAGAGACAGCGAGAAAtaaacagaaagaaagagagacatattttatatttataaagtgACATATAAAGTGGCCTCAAAtcaatttttaacacattagtCACACTTAATACTGCATAGCAGTTTAGTACTAAACAAAATCCTTCTTTCTCTAGTCTAGCAGTCAGATGAAGCGTTAAGAGTGAGTTACCTTTGCTTTGGCCCTGTGTTTCTCTTCACACATGCGGATGCATCCTGCCATCTGTGTGGCTCTGGGTGACAGGACGGAGATCACCGGAGCGGAGTTGATGCTTTCTGCAGAACTGACAGCGATGGCACAATAATCGGTTTCATCCTGTTTATCCTCTGTGTTCTgacatcaaaataaataaaaaaaatcaattttggAGTTGTGCATGCACAAAAAGATCACAGTGTCAAAATGATCTCCTGACTCTTTAAATGAATAATTTACTTGCATTGGGAGTGCATCACATGAGTggttattttaacttttttcactCTTATATCTCAGTATCGGCTCATACATTTGtacttctgtctgtctgtcgtgAATGAATCCTTGtgctaaatataaatgtttagaACCAAATCATTTTCATATTTCAGAAGTGACAGTCTTGTGTAGAAACGATCATGTCACCTTCTCATCTTTCTCTTCAATAAGGATTGAAGCTGCAGGTGGAGAGGTGGGGGGTGAAAAGAGCCTGGGGCTGATGGGAGCCGAACCACACAATAAAACATCTTCTAAAACACAATGACTCGTATCACGAACAGAAGAACCCAGAGAGCAGCGGCTCTTCAATCGGGGTCCAGGACTCAGTTTTTTCAGAATCTGTCCTGATAGAGGGGACAGACTTGAGACCTCAATACAGCCTGACAGGATATCCTGAAATAAAGATGGGGTGTGTTTAAAGACATTAATAAAATAGAGACAGCAGGATAATGAAGACAGGCAGATTGTATCTGCGGACTTAAATAGTGCTTTAAAAGTACATTATTATATTGTTGTAAACTGGTTTGTATTTTGGCCCAAGCTTTAGGAGCTCACTGAGAGCATTGTGAACATACTATGTTTATTATAAACATACGATGCTAAAAATGTTAGCATGTCAAAAAAAGCAACATCACGGTAcatggcaaaaacacaacaataataatcaagtgataaaaattatattagCCTTAAAAATAACGTAACTTTCTGTTAATAGATTCGTTGTTAGGAAATATAGTTTGAAAGTAAAGACGCAAGCTGGTCTAACCTCTCCCTTATCCAGCCAGTCCGGACTGTATTTGAGTTTCCCTTTCGGAGAGTTTTTCAAAGCATCTAAAGTTTCCCATCGCAGATTTTCAGAGTGCATTCTGGAGACATAAATGTGAGATTTATTCCACTAAACACACGAGAGTATCTGAAACTACAAACACCGCAAGGGCTCTGCGCAAAACAACCCGCCGGTGTTAATTTCCACTTCCGCCTGAGCaaactacaaaataaaagttcgGATGACAAATTAAAAAACTACGAGAGTCGTTTgattatatacaaaataatatagAAATAACACTTAACAcagacattaaacttaaatttcaaCAGATTCAGATTATAGTTTGATAATAAATGTAGTAGTGAGGTCAGTgtgaatttatttattaatgtcaGTAGGTGGCAGTGGTGTAACGTCATATCCAGCGCACTCAACAAAAGACATCAAAGAAGAGAGATAAGTATGGACGGGTCACAGTCACAGTGGAGGGTACGTTTAAAACCATCTGTATATTTCCTgcagaaaatgtaaattaattcTCTTAATCGTGCTTTCATTGGCATATATTGTGTTTATTGTACATATAATAAGCTTGAAGCTGTCACAAGTTGACGTCACATTAATGAATGTGACATGAATTAAAAGTGTTTTCAGGTTTTCATATGCGGATAATGTAAACATAGAAAACTCTACCTAGAAGGACAATAGTTTTGCATTTTTTGGAAATGTATTATGTACCAGGGTATTGTAGAAAATATAGCATTTGATTACCATAAATACCATTGCATCATGTAATCATTCAATAGCATGGTAAAAATAATATCACTCTGGATACTATCAAGTGTTAttatacagacacacacacctttcattcatttatttatttaaacaggTTAAAACCTACTCACTTTTACAAAAGGTGAGCTGGCTAAGAGAgcagcatatatatatatatatatatatatatatatatatatatatatttaccacaAATAAAATGCAACAGAATCATAAAGCACACCCCATGGTAAAATAATTTGATAGTATTTAAATTCATTTAGGGAACATGGACaacttaaatatatattgtAAATACAACTGCAGATGTCTTAAATGGCatatcacattttattttacatttaacctatataagtaaaatatatttcaCTATATACATTAAAGTCACATTCAGTAGGgtttgtttttgtgttcatttgtattaatttgtaatGTATTGCTTTGGTTGTGTTTGAAAACAGCCACCACGTGCCTGTGAAGTCTACTGGAGTGAATTCAAGCACTGTAAGAGTCTATTGAACAGATTTCATCAGTACTACACACATGGCAAAGCTCCAGACTGTCAGCAGTGGAAAGAGGATTTTAATTCCTGTAAAGAGTGGGAAAAAAATCAAAGCGCACATTTTAGGGTGAGTGTTTTTAGGGTTGTTTTACTAGACTCTTGCTTTGATTGCACTCATTCATCCATCTCTCATATCTTCAGGAATCTCTTCAGCAGAGCGAGAGGAAGCGTGTGGCCGAGCAGAAGAAGTTCTCTCCAGTCTGGGAGCTCCGTCAGACTCCTCCAGCTGACTGGCATCTGCCACTCAACCAGGGCAAACCACAGGACTCTTAAACACACATTGCAGAATACATCAGACTATTGATGATtgtcatatacaataaatccatgaaGAAAGTTTCCTGCAGATGTCAGGATTCTTCTTTTCTGCGTTTTCTGATTTACTGTTCTGTTGCACTTCTTTAAATCTGAGGTCCACACAGAAAAATGCAGAGCAGCTTACAGtcaaatataataaattatggaagcttttaacc
This window encodes:
- the gle1 gene encoding mRNA export factor GLE1: MHSENLRWETLDALKNSPKGKLKYSPDWLDKGEDILSGCIEVSSLSPLSGQILKKLSPGPRLKSRCSLGSSVRDTSHCVLEDVLLCGSAPISPRLFSPPTSPPAASILIEEKDEKNTEDKQDETDYCAIAVSSAESINSAPVISVLSPRATQMAGCIRMCEEKHRAKAKVELSLRQEQQERLVATVASRGSEQLKRLDELMALKQRQEYQSMRDMMEKETQESLGRQEKLREEHKHRMKILNLRLREAEQQRLREAELERQRQTEGRERLRALNAIQEEVLQLNQLLQPALPTQTGPAPDHASYITRGNQLCSQVSEVVRTTAEGQFPNVEDMNVAERALQVMRSLVRSLHEEVAQAAERMKKEEEEEEKRKRQAELEAQQEEQKKKTAALSAKEKTKREGLQLRADDSTLKWYIGLQEFANQCAQSFEDLNSKDMQTKKLKMELQKAATIPVSQIGSRSGSQLKEIFEKIDKLLSGRTVASGGKQVCASQHPHGQEFVNYKLAEKFVKQGEEEVASNHLAAFPIAVVASGVWELHPIVGKLILAHLHKMCPYAVPYYPPMKEGMSVEDYQRILGYRVDDSKVEEQDSFLKRMSGMIRLYAAIIQLKWPYNKQGPHPHGLNHGWRWLAQILNMEPLADVTATILFDFLEVCGNALMKQYQGQFWKLLLLIKEKYFPRIEAVTSSGQMGSVTRLKQFLETSLRTQQIPSPKGQLDPGFWRS
- the LOC135730393 gene encoding protein cereblon, with the translated sequence MFNFPAVAWVVVLLCGWVRSGVACSGLLLCRSCGHEVAEVADLRYVASRMALSHRNDTVIGEKRISVQLFENPQGFQFEVVTFKRADVLKHWPADSHFTWFPGYSWTVTTCPRCKTHLGWAFQPSDWPSTVTREEFEGSDQTFVALIADRLLQEHFASTLLMTPKSFRS
- the c11h22orf39 gene encoding synaptic plasticity regulator PANTS, producing the protein MDGSQSQWRPPRACEVYWSEFKHCKSLLNRFHQYYTHGKAPDCQQWKEDFNSCKEWEKNQSAHFRESLQQSERKRVAEQKKFSPVWELRQTPPADWHLPLNQGKPQDS